A single region of the Planctomycetia bacterium genome encodes:
- a CDS encoding HEAT repeat domain-containing protein, translating into MAMFKFSARLGKISATLTAGAMLIYSGCSSTRARPEWMQTMTFWDKKEVDKTYKGQIPAERVEALRAEALVMSTLPPAEQQAKAEIYANAYRDEADALIRAEILKAIATCGSPLAAETIKAGMGDASRDVRIAGCEAWAKHGGPQAIPQLSEALRKDASVDVRLAAVRCLGKVGGQDAITALAPALEDPDPALQYRAVQSMRLISGKDFGDDANAWREFAKGGQPAEISVTQRAKLDLF; encoded by the coding sequence ATGGCTATGTTCAAATTTTCCGCACGTCTCGGCAAGATCTCGGCCACGCTTACGGCCGGTGCCATGCTTATCTACTCCGGTTGCTCCTCCACGCGGGCCCGTCCGGAGTGGATGCAAACCATGACTTTCTGGGACAAGAAGGAAGTCGACAAGACCTACAAGGGGCAGATTCCGGCGGAGCGCGTCGAAGCGCTGCGGGCCGAAGCGCTGGTGATGTCGACTCTTCCTCCGGCCGAGCAACAAGCCAAGGCCGAGATTTACGCCAACGCCTATCGCGACGAAGCCGACGCCCTGATTCGAGCCGAGATTCTGAAAGCGATCGCGACTTGCGGATCGCCCCTGGCTGCGGAGACGATCAAAGCCGGCATGGGGGACGCGAGCCGCGATGTGCGGATCGCCGGCTGCGAGGCCTGGGCCAAGCACGGCGGGCCGCAAGCGATTCCGCAACTCAGCGAAGCGCTCCGTAAAGACGCCAGCGTCGATGTACGCCTCGCCGCCGTTCGATGTCTCGGCAAAGTCGGTGGACAAGACGCCATCACGGCTCTCGCGCCGGCATTGGAAGATCCCGATCCGGCGCTGCAGTATCGGGCCGTGCAATCGATGCGGCTCATCTCGGGCAAAGATTTCGGCGACGATGCGAATGCTTGGCGCGAATTCGCGAAGGGAGGCCAGCCGGCCGAAATCTCGGTGACGCAACGGGCCAAGCTCGACCTGTTCTAA
- a CDS encoding DUF1570 domain-containing protein codes for MMSLPRAPQLSPHRLAPAAFTLLGLLLLGLVLSCLAASPAAAMDRVRMKREGIEQELVGRVIEKAEDGGLLFETREGTLWTVPPEEQLGTSNDSEPFAPYPADKLAELMLKELPPGFETYQTKHYLICFNTSRAYAQWCGSLFERLYQGFGNYWSNRGFEPRDSDRLLVAVVFADRTSYARYARRELGDGVDSIIGYYSLKTDRMTMYDLTGTAGTTGERGSAAQITQTLSRPEAFKTVATIVHEATHQIVFNCGMHRRYADIPLWLSEGMAVYFESPDLDGGNKGWRTIGKVNTPRLLAFRQYLRTRPKDSLASLLKEDARMRNPQLAGNAYAEAWALNYFLINVKAKQYQEYMQVLAKKTPLVWDTPEARLAQFEQSFGSLDALDKEFVRYMQRLK; via the coding sequence ATGATGAGTTTGCCACGCGCACCCCAGCTTTCGCCACACCGCTTAGCGCCGGCAGCTTTTACGCTGCTGGGCCTCCTGCTGCTGGGACTCGTGCTGTCGTGTCTTGCGGCATCGCCGGCTGCGGCGATGGACCGGGTTCGTATGAAGCGCGAAGGGATCGAGCAGGAGCTCGTCGGCCGTGTGATCGAGAAAGCGGAAGACGGCGGGCTTCTGTTCGAAACGCGTGAAGGAACTCTTTGGACCGTGCCGCCGGAAGAGCAGCTCGGCACCTCGAACGATTCCGAACCGTTTGCGCCGTACCCTGCGGACAAGCTTGCCGAGTTGATGCTCAAGGAGCTTCCGCCGGGCTTCGAGACGTACCAGACCAAGCACTACCTGATCTGCTTCAACACCTCACGCGCCTATGCGCAGTGGTGCGGAAGCTTGTTCGAGCGCCTCTATCAGGGCTTCGGCAACTATTGGAGCAACCGTGGTTTCGAGCCACGAGATTCCGATCGGTTGTTGGTCGCGGTCGTGTTTGCCGATCGGACGTCGTATGCTCGTTATGCGCGGCGCGAGCTCGGCGACGGAGTCGATTCGATCATCGGCTACTACAGCCTCAAGACCGATCGAATGACGATGTACGACCTGACCGGCACGGCCGGCACGACGGGCGAGCGCGGTTCGGCGGCGCAGATCACGCAGACGCTGTCGCGGCCCGAGGCGTTTAAGACCGTCGCGACGATCGTCCACGAAGCGACGCATCAGATCGTGTTCAACTGCGGCATGCATCGCCGTTACGCGGACATACCGCTTTGGCTCAGCGAAGGGATGGCCGTGTACTTCGAGTCGCCCGACCTCGACGGCGGCAACAAAGGCTGGCGCACGATCGGGAAGGTCAACACGCCCCGGCTGCTCGCCTTTCGCCAATACCTTAGAACGCGCCCGAAAGATTCGTTGGCGTCGTTGTTGAAGGAAGACGCTCGGATGCGCAATCCGCAACTCGCGGGCAACGCCTACGCCGAAGCCTGGGCCTTGAACTACTTCCTCATCAACGTGAAAGCGAAGCAGTATCAAGAATACATGCAGGTGCTCGCCAAGAAGACACCGCTCGTCTGGGACACACCGGAAGCACGCCTAGCGCAGTTCGAGCAATCGTTCGGCAGTCTCGACGCGCTGGATAAAGAATTCGTGCGGTATATGCAGCGTTTGAAATAG
- a CDS encoding GNAT family N-acetyltransferase, whose amino-acid sequence MKEALGLVLCGLPNDAAEVLMPATLLEAETDPAGWGELWRVADDAGATVGAAWGQLRPGGAALVWPPQWRSAGEVSTTATPTSPELSIALLDKLTAALAARGCTLAQSLLISGDCGEAEALRAAGFLHLAELTYLVGETIDVDPALAGESDSPIVFEAFVDNETERTRMAGIVERSYVDTLDCPALNGLRTGREMLDEYEVAGVGGSRLWRFVVNDGRDVGCLILAEHAEQDQVELVYMGLVPEARGRAWGAVVARESLRIAASIGRARVVLAVDSTNLPAAEAYERVGFLPWEKRTAFIKPLTTPTEN is encoded by the coding sequence TTGAAAGAAGCTTTAGGGCTCGTCTTATGCGGACTTCCGAACGACGCGGCCGAGGTTCTGATGCCGGCTACGCTACTGGAAGCAGAAACCGATCCGGCCGGCTGGGGTGAGTTGTGGCGAGTCGCCGACGACGCCGGCGCGACCGTCGGCGCGGCTTGGGGGCAGCTGCGTCCCGGCGGCGCGGCGCTCGTGTGGCCGCCGCAATGGCGCAGCGCGGGCGAGGTCTCCACAACGGCGACTCCGACCTCGCCGGAGCTTTCCATTGCGCTGCTCGATAAACTGACGGCAGCGCTCGCCGCGCGCGGCTGTACGCTTGCGCAGAGCTTGCTGATCTCCGGCGATTGCGGCGAGGCCGAAGCACTCCGCGCGGCCGGCTTCCTGCACCTCGCCGAACTCACCTACTTAGTCGGCGAGACGATCGACGTCGATCCAGCGCTCGCCGGCGAAAGCGATTCGCCGATCGTTTTCGAAGCGTTCGTCGACAACGAGACGGAGCGCACACGCATGGCCGGCATCGTCGAGCGATCGTACGTCGACACGCTCGATTGCCCGGCCCTCAACGGTCTGCGCACCGGCCGCGAGATGCTCGACGAATATGAAGTCGCCGGCGTCGGCGGCTCGCGGTTGTGGCGGTTCGTCGTGAACGACGGCCGCGACGTCGGCTGCCTCATCTTGGCCGAGCATGCCGAGCAAGACCAAGTCGAGTTGGTGTACATGGGCTTAGTGCCCGAGGCGCGCGGCCGAGCTTGGGGGGCCGTCGTCGCGCGAGAAAGTTTACGCATCGCCGCGAGTATCGGTCGTGCGCGGGTTGTGTTGGCCGTCGATTCGACGAATCTGCCCGCCGCCGAAGCCTACGAGCGGGTCGGGTTTTTGCCTTGGGAAAAGCGCACTGCTTTTATCAAGCCGCTCACGACCCCGACCGAAAACTGA
- a CDS encoding PDZ domain-containing protein, whose product MSLRTFSGLLLLAVAGTTGVADAQQALENLEKQLAQPPVETAAAEEPGYLGIIADDRETQGRGIRLIDVLTSGPAAKAGLQTGDTITSIDGVAVKSLDDMAKVMVGRIVGEEVSFVATRGIEAVRVDVVLTRRPPPEERRFNNFGRIGDPTTEIITPNDIPPTVVKTAPQASRIVPGVMPAVPARGIPHPSAPGVPSADALPPPEVISNIPQAQRPSVAPPIAVASRLGHSGAPTTIQATPAIPPANTLRPGTPLTIDPNSPAAAALRTGLLGIRTTRVTPELQLAMNLPEPRGALVIEVRPDSPAKFAGIPIDAVIVAADAKRIDGPNDLSNLVAERGPGAEVRLSYYRYGQLYEKTVKLLAPPPVVVADVVAGDPSLAPKLAPKAVEVPGPGPGRMEPSFGLPPTTVPTAVAPPSTKPSPTTLPPIAPSTPATGPTLAPVSAPTVAKAPTSESEAAQIRKQIRDLEAQLKALEKRLPPETK is encoded by the coding sequence ATGTCGCTGCGAACTTTTTCGGGTCTGTTGCTGTTAGCCGTTGCCGGCACCACCGGCGTCGCCGACGCTCAGCAAGCGCTGGAGAATCTCGAAAAGCAACTCGCGCAACCTCCCGTGGAAACCGCAGCGGCGGAAGAGCCGGGCTACTTGGGGATCATCGCCGACGATCGTGAAACCCAAGGACGGGGTATCCGCTTAATCGATGTCTTAACTTCCGGCCCTGCCGCCAAGGCCGGTCTGCAGACAGGCGACACCATTACGAGCATCGACGGCGTGGCCGTGAAATCCCTCGACGACATGGCGAAGGTCATGGTCGGGCGGATCGTCGGCGAAGAAGTTTCGTTCGTAGCGACGCGCGGCATCGAGGCCGTGCGGGTCGATGTCGTGCTAACGCGACGTCCGCCTCCGGAAGAACGCCGCTTCAACAACTTCGGGCGGATCGGCGATCCGACCACCGAGATCATCACGCCGAACGACATTCCGCCGACCGTCGTGAAAACCGCGCCGCAAGCCTCGCGCATCGTGCCGGGAGTGATGCCTGCCGTTCCGGCGCGAGGCATTCCCCATCCGAGTGCGCCGGGCGTACCTTCGGCCGATGCGCTTCCTCCGCCGGAAGTCATCTCCAACATTCCGCAAGCCCAACGCCCGAGCGTTGCGCCGCCGATCGCCGTGGCGAGCCGCCTCGGACATTCCGGCGCTCCGACCACGATTCAAGCCACGCCCGCCATCCCTCCGGCGAACACTTTGCGACCGGGGACGCCGCTCACGATCGATCCGAATTCTCCGGCTGCCGCGGCACTGCGAACCGGCTTGCTCGGCATCCGCACGACGCGCGTCACGCCTGAGTTGCAACTGGCGATGAACTTGCCCGAGCCGCGCGGTGCGCTGGTGATCGAAGTTCGTCCCGACTCACCGGCGAAGTTCGCCGGCATTCCGATCGACGCCGTGATCGTGGCTGCCGATGCGAAGCGGATCGACGGCCCGAACGATCTCTCGAATCTCGTTGCCGAGCGTGGCCCTGGAGCCGAAGTTCGGCTGTCGTACTATCGCTACGGGCAACTGTATGAGAAGACGGTGAAGTTGCTCGCGCCGCCGCCGGTCGTGGTGGCCGATGTCGTGGCCGGCGATCCGAGCTTAGCTCCGAAACTCGCTCCGAAAGCAGTCGAAGTTCCCGGCCCCGGGCCCGGCAGAATGGAGCCGTCGTTCGGCCTGCCGCCGACGACCGTTCCCACGGCCGTAGCGCCCCCTTCGACGAAGCCCTCGCCGACGACCCTTCCGCCGATCGCACCTTCGACGCCCGCAACGGGCCCGACGCTCGCGCCGGTGTCCGCACCGACGGTTGCCAAAGCACCGACCTCGGAATCGGAAGCGGCACAGATTCGCAAACAGATCCGTGATCTCGAAGCGCAGTTGAAGGCGCTCGAGAAACGCTTGCCGCCGGAAACGAAATAG
- a CDS encoding 1-acyl-sn-glycerol-3-phosphate acyltransferase encodes MLDALTRKTVQASARALLVGFARLISGASVRYINCQPDTNQRIYFANHTSHLDAIVIWALLPPRVRVLTRPVAARDYWDKGRLRRYLANEVFPALLIDRQNIKVHQSPVDMMLREIGDKYSLIVFPEGHRNTGSEIDEFKSGLYYLAKKRPDLELVPVHIDNLNRVLPRGEFLPVPLLSCVTFGAPIWLEAGEPKTKFLLRAREAVRKLKEV; translated from the coding sequence ATGCTCGACGCGCTTACGAGAAAGACGGTGCAAGCCTCGGCCCGAGCGCTGCTCGTCGGCTTCGCTCGCCTCATCAGCGGCGCGAGCGTGCGATACATCAATTGCCAGCCCGACACGAACCAACGAATCTACTTTGCGAACCACACGAGCCATCTCGACGCGATCGTCATCTGGGCCCTGCTGCCGCCGCGCGTGCGCGTCCTTACGCGCCCGGTCGCCGCGCGCGATTATTGGGACAAAGGTCGGCTGCGGCGATACCTTGCCAACGAGGTGTTTCCCGCGCTGCTGATCGATCGACAGAATATCAAAGTTCATCAAAGCCCGGTCGATATGATGCTCCGCGAAATCGGCGATAAGTATTCTTTGATCGTTTTTCCCGAGGGACATCGCAACACCGGCTCCGAAATCGACGAGTTCAAAAGCGGGCTCTACTACTTGGCGAAGAAGCGGCCCGACCTGGAACTGGTGCCGGTGCATATCGACAATCTGAATCGAGTGCTGCCGCGCGGCGAGTTTCTGCCGGTGCCGCTGTTGAGTTGCGTGACGTTCGGCGCGCCGATCTGGCTCGAAGCCGGCGAACCGAAGACGAAGTTTTTGCTGCGGGCTCGTGAGGCAGTGAGGAAGTTGAAGGAAGTGTAG
- a CDS encoding phosphatidate cytidylyltransferase, with the protein MTIDGPAFWIFTTLLMVLTAATVVGQLLRRQNEIGVNPAVVEQLNLRVRSWWMLTAMLAVGFLISADATVALFGLLSFWALREFITLTPTRIADHRTLFWVFFVFTPLQFYLVATDQYEVYSILIPVYAFLFIPARIALAGDFKRYLERCTTIQTGLMICVYCLSYAPAMLSLKFGSDYNPFLLLLFFFIIVALSDAFHYVCEKLMGKHLIAPAISQNKTWEGFLGGLGCASLGGMALYWASPFRAPQAAMMAALISAMGYCGGLTMSAIKRDRGVKDYGTLLVGHSGVLDRIDSICFAAPVFYHVTKYLVTQNLT; encoded by the coding sequence ATGACGATCGACGGACCGGCTTTCTGGATCTTCACGACGCTGTTGATGGTGCTCACCGCCGCAACCGTGGTCGGCCAACTGCTGCGCCGGCAGAACGAGATCGGCGTCAATCCGGCCGTCGTCGAGCAACTCAACCTACGGGTCCGCTCTTGGTGGATGCTGACGGCGATGCTCGCCGTCGGCTTTCTGATCAGCGCCGATGCGACCGTCGCGCTCTTCGGCTTGTTGTCGTTTTGGGCTCTGCGCGAATTCATCACGCTCACGCCGACGCGCATCGCCGATCATCGGACTTTGTTCTGGGTCTTCTTCGTCTTCACGCCGTTGCAGTTCTATCTCGTCGCCACGGACCAGTACGAGGTCTACAGCATTCTGATTCCGGTTTACGCGTTCCTCTTCATTCCGGCCCGCATCGCGTTGGCCGGCGATTTCAAACGCTATCTCGAACGCTGCACCACGATCCAAACCGGCTTGATGATCTGCGTCTACTGTTTGAGCTACGCTCCGGCGATGCTCAGCCTGAAGTTCGGCTCGGACTATAATCCGTTTTTGCTGTTGCTCTTCTTCTTCATCATCGTGGCCTTGAGCGATGCCTTTCACTACGTCTGCGAAAAGCTGATGGGGAAGCATCTCATCGCTCCGGCGATCAGCCAGAACAAGACTTGGGAAGGGTTCCTCGGCGGGCTCGGCTGCGCAAGCCTCGGGGGCATGGCGCTCTATTGGGCCAGCCCGTTCCGCGCCCCGCAAGCGGCGATGATGGCCGCGCTGATCTCGGCGATGGGCTACTGCGGCGGCCTGACGATGTCGGCGATTAAGCGCGACCGGGGCGTGAAAGACTACGGCACGCTCCTCGTCGGCCACAGCGGCGTGCTCGACCGCATCGACTCGATCTGCTTCGCCGCCCCGGTGTTCTATCACGTCACGAAGTATCTCGTGACGCAGAACCTGACGTAG
- a CDS encoding (deoxy)nucleoside triphosphate pyrophosphohydrolase, which translates to MPISPVPIAIAVVEHEGKLLIGRRPEGKPLAGLWEFPGGKVEAGESPAAAAERECLEETGVRVRVGAAYPEVVQQYDHDRVRLFFFACTLADPAAVSAIAAGYRWVAPSELGAYEFPAANAGLLTLLAGNAEARRSPAHGLPQPAQ; encoded by the coding sequence ATGCCGATTTCCCCCGTGCCGATTGCGATCGCCGTGGTCGAGCACGAGGGGAAATTGCTCATCGGGCGTCGGCCCGAGGGGAAGCCGTTAGCCGGCTTGTGGGAATTCCCCGGCGGGAAGGTCGAAGCGGGCGAATCGCCGGCCGCAGCGGCGGAGCGCGAATGCCTTGAAGAGACGGGAGTTCGCGTTCGCGTCGGCGCGGCGTATCCCGAGGTCGTGCAGCAATACGACCACGACCGCGTGCGACTGTTCTTCTTCGCTTGCACGCTCGCCGATCCGGCTGCCGTCTCGGCGATTGCCGCCGGTTATCGTTGGGTCGCGCCCAGCGAGCTCGGCGCTTACGAATTCCCTGCCGCCAACGCCGGCTTGCTGACGCTGCTTGCCGGCAATGCTGAAGCGCGGCGCTCTCCCGCACATGGTTTACCGCAGCCGGCGCAATAG
- a CDS encoding enoyl-ACP reductase: MGLFDGKKGLIIGVANDRSLAWAIAEFIMAEGGTCGFTHLPDRPDDEKKKNRLRVSKCTDKYPAQAKFLIPLDVQKDDQIQAVMQTTAAEFGKIDFLVHAVAFAKLDDLKKDTIETSRDGFNLAMEISAFSLIAVAREARAVLNDNASIVTLTYFGGEKAVPGYNVMGICKAALDSIVKYLAYDLGPRGIRVNAVSAGPVRTLAGSAAGVDDMQTLYKMMAPLGRNITHEEVGRTGAFLLSEMSNGITGEILHLDGGYNIMGSPGRLLDAAKGQLEKK, translated from the coding sequence ATGGGTTTGTTCGACGGTAAGAAGGGGCTGATCATCGGAGTCGCCAACGATCGCTCGCTTGCGTGGGCCATCGCGGAGTTCATCATGGCCGAAGGAGGCACCTGCGGCTTCACCCACCTCCCCGATCGGCCCGACGACGAGAAGAAGAAGAACCGGCTGCGCGTCTCGAAATGCACTGACAAATATCCGGCTCAAGCGAAGTTCTTGATCCCGCTCGACGTGCAGAAAGACGACCAGATTCAAGCGGTGATGCAGACGACCGCCGCCGAGTTCGGCAAGATCGACTTCCTCGTCCACGCCGTGGCCTTCGCCAAGCTCGACGATCTCAAGAAAGATACGATCGAGACCAGCCGCGACGGCTTCAACCTCGCGATGGAAATCTCGGCGTTCAGCTTGATCGCGGTCGCCAGAGAAGCCCGCGCGGTGCTCAACGACAACGCTTCGATCGTCACGCTCACGTATTTCGGCGGCGAGAAAGCGGTGCCGGGTTACAACGTGATGGGCATTTGCAAGGCGGCGCTCGACAGCATCGTGAAGTATCTCGCTTACGATCTCGGCCCACGCGGCATTCGGGTCAACGCCGTGAGTGCGGGCCCGGTGCGCACGCTCGCCGGAAGCGCGGCCGGCGTCGACGACATGCAAACGCTCTACAAGATGATGGCCCCGCTCGGACGCAACATCACGCACGAAGAAGTCGGCCGGACCGGAGCGTTCCTCCTCTCCGAGATGTCCAACGGCATCACCGGCGAAATCCTCCATCTCGACGGCGGCTACAACATCATGGGCTCCCCCGGCCGGCTGCTCGATGCCGCCAAGGGGCAACTCGAAAAGAAGTAG
- a CDS encoding methyltransferase domain-containing protein has translation MSLKKSPLSPDSSYSVKSRPKTPKILNEFVEHKLMNKVSYKEYRDAVRGKYDGPQGALLTTASFLSLHLALGDRLFRQRKFDLAGCKSILDVGSGAGQISKHLLKYADPDASITCFDISFEMLRRARNRLKSEIPCNLVADLTHLPFADGSFDCVTCGYVLEHLPDPRPGLAELARVMVPGGRMLLLATEDSFSGAFTSRFWCCRTYNRRDLHRVCEEMGLHWNRELWFTRMHKLLRAGGICVEMVRTANKAV, from the coding sequence ATGAGTCTGAAGAAGAGTCCTCTATCGCCGGATTCGTCTTACAGCGTTAAGTCGCGGCCGAAGACGCCCAAGATTCTGAACGAGTTCGTCGAGCATAAGCTGATGAACAAAGTCAGCTATAAGGAATACCGCGATGCCGTGCGCGGCAAGTACGACGGACCTCAAGGGGCGTTGCTGACGACCGCAAGTTTTCTTTCGCTCCATCTCGCGCTCGGCGACCGTCTTTTCCGGCAACGCAAATTCGATCTCGCCGGTTGTAAAAGCATTCTCGATGTCGGCAGCGGTGCCGGTCAGATCTCGAAGCATCTATTGAAGTACGCCGATCCCGACGCTTCGATCACGTGCTTCGACATTTCGTTCGAGATGTTGCGTCGCGCTCGCAACCGGCTGAAGAGCGAGATCCCGTGCAATCTCGTCGCCGATCTGACGCATCTTCCGTTTGCCGACGGCAGCTTCGATTGCGTCACATGCGGCTACGTGCTCGAACATCTTCCCGACCCTAGGCCCGGCTTGGCCGAACTGGCCCGCGTGATGGTGCCGGGGGGCAGGATGCTGTTGTTGGCGACCGAAGACAGCTTCTCCGGTGCGTTCACGAGCCGCTTCTGGTGCTGCCGCACCTACAATCGCCGCGATCTGCATCGAGTTTGCGAAGAGATGGGGCTGCATTGGAACCGCGAGCTTTGGTTCACGCGCATGCACAAGCTCTTGCGAGCCGGCGGCATTTGCGTCGAGATGGTGCGCACCGCGAATAAAGCGGTCTAG